One genomic segment of Peptococcaceae bacterium includes these proteins:
- the recN gene encoding DNA repair protein RecN, with amino-acid sequence MLERLYIKNFALIEELTVVFNENLNVLTGETGAGKSIVIDAVSVLLGGRAQAEYVRTGTDRAVLEGVFYVPAQHPVYRYMEELGLEVEDQSIVLAREISLSGKNACRVNGRTLTLGQYRGVGLLIVDIHGQHDHQSLLNPANHVDILDKFGGTEHLQLRKTVKECFNEWKTAREELDSLLAKEQERLQRIDILTYQLKEIDGAKLKPGEDEELKKEAILLANAEKIIHNVQAAYLNLFGGEKGLSAYDLVSKALANINEVKKVDPSLEKLFAQLETSLYVLEETAGELRKYRDETEFSPQRLEEVEKRLQAIRDLGKKYGPTVKEVLEFREKAQAELAMWQNSVQRAEELESRVRLLREAYEEKAARLSTARKEQAKKLESKVIGELNELAMPDARFFVAITDGEGTSKGLDEVEFLISPNPGEPLLPVVKIASGGELSRIMLALKTITADLDEIVTLIFDEIDAGIGGKAAQKMAEKLKRISKSQQVICVTHSPIIAALADHHLLLEKVVEGGRTKTLLRLLEGEERVDELTRMLGGEKQTDDLRKHALQMLKS; translated from the coding sequence TGTCCGTACCGGCACAGACAGGGCTGTCCTGGAAGGGGTTTTTTATGTTCCCGCGCAGCATCCCGTCTACCGGTATATGGAAGAACTGGGACTGGAAGTTGAAGACCAGTCTATTGTCTTGGCCCGCGAAATCTCTTTGAGCGGTAAAAACGCCTGCCGGGTAAACGGCAGGACTCTAACGCTCGGCCAGTATCGCGGTGTGGGGCTGCTCATTGTTGACATTCACGGCCAGCATGACCACCAGTCCTTGTTAAACCCGGCAAACCACGTTGATATACTGGATAAATTCGGCGGAACCGAGCATTTACAGCTTCGAAAAACGGTCAAGGAGTGTTTTAATGAATGGAAGACGGCCAGGGAGGAGCTCGACAGCCTGCTGGCCAAGGAACAGGAAAGACTTCAGCGTATAGATATTCTGACATACCAGCTCAAGGAAATCGACGGGGCAAAGCTAAAGCCGGGCGAAGACGAGGAACTGAAAAAGGAAGCAATCTTGCTGGCCAATGCCGAAAAAATTATCCACAACGTCCAGGCGGCCTATCTCAACCTGTTTGGCGGCGAAAAAGGGCTTTCGGCGTATGACCTGGTGAGTAAGGCGCTGGCCAATATAAACGAAGTCAAAAAGGTCGATCCTTCTTTGGAAAAACTTTTTGCCCAGCTGGAGACAAGCCTTTATGTTCTCGAAGAGACGGCCGGCGAGCTAAGGAAATACAGGGATGAAACGGAGTTTTCTCCCCAGCGGCTGGAAGAGGTGGAAAAAAGGCTCCAGGCAATCAGGGACCTGGGCAAGAAATACGGCCCGACGGTGAAGGAAGTCCTGGAGTTCAGGGAGAAAGCCCAGGCCGAGCTGGCAATGTGGCAAAACAGCGTCCAGAGGGCTGAGGAACTGGAGAGCAGGGTCAGGCTGCTGCGAGAGGCTTACGAAGAAAAGGCCGCGCGGCTGTCGACTGCGCGCAAGGAACAGGCCAAGAAACTGGAAAGTAAAGTGATCGGCGAACTGAATGAGCTCGCCATGCCTGACGCGCGCTTTTTTGTGGCCATTACTGACGGTGAAGGGACCTCAAAAGGCCTTGACGAGGTTGAATTCCTGATTTCACCCAACCCTGGAGAGCCGCTGCTGCCGGTGGTAAAAATCGCTTCTGGCGGTGAACTCTCGCGCATTATGCTGGCCCTCAAAACCATCACTGCCGACCTTGACGAAATTGTGACGCTCATTTTTGACGAAATTGACGCAGGCATCGGTGGGAAGGCCGCCCAAAAAATGGCGGAAAAGCTTAAAAGGATCAGCAAAAGCCAGCAGGTTATCTGTGTTACTCATTCTCCGATTATTGCCGCCCTGGCCGACCACCACCTGCTTTTAGAAAAGGTTGTGGAAGGCGGACGGACAAAAACCCTGCTTCGCCTTCTCGAGGGAGAAGAGAGAGTGGACGAACTCACCCGCATGCTGGGGGGCGAAAAGCAGACGGATGATCTTAGAAAGCACGCCCTCCAGATGCTAAAAAGTTAA
- the spoIVB gene encoding SpoIVB peptidase, translating to MSPKKRQILGLFFTFLLILGFLAPQARNYFSFQEEQMLSVGDTLDLFLNLPPLILKSINVHVQGGVKLLDLEGSLLKERSYRLGAETSPVLVKPGKIELQLKLFNVIPLKKISVSVVPNISLVPGGHSIGVLLRTDGVMVVGFSPVLNEYNIPVFPARDADIAIGDIIVEINGTKVVSDDQVKEIVASWKPSDQGMIFKVRRGNEYYERVVYPQYCRDTRSYRIGLFIRDNAGGVGTLTFYEPVSMKFGALGHMITDSETNQALRIKEGKILAASVQEIQKAKRGFPGEKVGIFLENSDLGNIEKNDNCGIYGTIYQALENPLYSQPLPVAYSNQVRTGKAEVLTVLDGQEIKKFGLEIERIMYGRQDGKNMIVRITDKNLLDRTGGIVQGMSGSPIIQNGKIVGAITHVFVNDPGWGYGVFIENMLYEAGVLRREKTLGLKNPGFLFYNVKKRKYYYILCYNLLY from the coding sequence ATGAGTCCAAAAAAGCGGCAAATCCTGGGTTTATTCTTTACGTTCCTCTTAATACTCGGTTTTCTTGCTCCGCAGGCCAGAAACTACTTTTCTTTCCAGGAAGAACAAATGTTATCGGTTGGCGACACCCTCGACCTTTTTCTTAACCTGCCGCCGCTCATTTTAAAAAGCATTAATGTTCACGTGCAGGGTGGAGTAAAACTTCTTGACCTGGAAGGAAGTTTGTTGAAAGAAAGGTCTTACAGATTAGGCGCAGAGACATCACCGGTGCTTGTTAAACCGGGGAAAATTGAACTGCAGTTAAAATTGTTTAATGTTATTCCTTTAAAAAAGATAAGTGTTAGTGTTGTCCCCAACATCAGTTTGGTTCCCGGAGGTCATTCCATAGGCGTTCTTTTAAGAACTGATGGCGTGATGGTGGTTGGATTTTCGCCGGTTCTCAATGAATATAATATTCCCGTTTTTCCGGCCAGAGATGCAGATATAGCGATTGGCGACATTATCGTGGAAATAAATGGGACGAAAGTTGTTTCTGACGACCAGGTTAAAGAGATCGTCGCCTCCTGGAAACCTTCGGACCAGGGAATGATTTTTAAAGTCAGGCGGGGAAACGAGTATTATGAAAGAGTTGTATATCCTCAGTACTGTCGTGATACCAGGTCATATCGCATAGGGCTCTTTATTCGTGATAACGCAGGCGGTGTGGGGACGCTCACATTTTACGAACCGGTGAGCATGAAATTTGGTGCATTAGGGCACATGATCACAGATTCAGAAACAAATCAGGCCCTACGCATTAAAGAAGGGAAAATCCTTGCGGCTTCGGTGCAAGAAATTCAAAAAGCCAAAAGAGGCTTTCCAGGAGAAAAAGTGGGAATTTTCCTGGAAAACAGCGATTTGGGAAATATTGAAAAGAATGATAATTGCGGCATATATGGAACAATATATCAGGCCTTGGAAAACCCGCTTTATTCACAGCCGCTTCCGGTGGCTTATTCAAATCAGGTGCGAACCGGCAAGGCTGAAGTCTTGACGGTGTTAGACGGGCAGGAAATAAAAAAATTCGGCCTTGAAATTGAAAGAATCATGTATGGCCGGCAGGACGGCAAAAATATGATTGTTCGCATAACCGATAAAAACTTGCTGGACCGCACCGGGGGAATAGTGCAGGGCATGAGCGGTAGCCCGATAATTCAAAACGGGAAAATAGTGGGGGCGATCACGCATGTCTTTGTAAACGATCCCGGCTGGGGATACGGAGTATTTATTGAAAACATGCTCTATGAAGCAGGAGTCCTGCGGCGGGAAAAAACCCTGGGTTTAAAGAACCCGGGTTTTTTGTTTTATAATGTAAAAAAAAGAAAATATTATTACATTTTATGCTATAATTTGTTATATTAA
- the spo0A gene encoding sporulation transcription factor Spo0A, protein MYKSVKVLIADDNRDFVEILREYFEKQEDMTVVGTAYNGQETLDMINLKVPDVVVLDIIMPHLDGIGVLERLARMELVNRPKIVMLTALGQENMTQRAVELGADYYVIKPFDLETLGNRVRQLALGINPNRPNSPAPSSTYQPPARSRSMDLEVTNIIHQMGVPAHIKGYQYLRDAILMVISEVNLLGAVTKELYPMIAEKYQTTPSRVERAIRHAIELAWDRGNVEMMNKFFGYTINIQRGKPTNSEFIAMVADKLRIGTKVS, encoded by the coding sequence ATGTACAAATCCGTAAAAGTCTTAATTGCAGATGACAACAGGGATTTTGTGGAGATATTACGCGAATACTTTGAAAAACAGGAAGATATGACAGTAGTCGGTACAGCGTATAACGGACAGGAAACCCTGGATATGATTAACCTGAAAGTACCCGACGTGGTTGTTCTGGATATTATCATGCCGCATCTTGATGGAATCGGTGTGCTGGAAAGGCTGGCCAGGATGGAACTCGTAAACAGGCCCAAAATCGTGATGCTGACCGCCCTGGGGCAGGAGAACATGACCCAGAGGGCTGTGGAGCTGGGTGCGGATTATTATGTGATCAAACCTTTTGACCTGGAAACACTGGGTAACCGCGTGCGCCAGCTGGCCTTGGGAATCAATCCCAATAGACCCAACAGTCCAGCACCGTCATCGACCTATCAACCTCCTGCCCGTTCAAGGAGTATGGACCTGGAGGTAACGAATATAATCCATCAAATGGGTGTCCCTGCACATATAAAGGGCTACCAGTATTTGCGCGACGCCATCCTCATGGTTATCAGCGAAGTTAACCTGCTTGGCGCCGTAACCAAGGAGCTTTATCCCATGATTGCCGAAAAGTACCAGACAACTCCCAGCAGGGTGGAAAGGGCCATCCGCCATGCCATTGAGCTGGCCTGGGACCGCGGCAATGTGGAGATGATGAACAAATTTTTCGGCTACACCATTAATATCCAGCGAGGAAAGCCCACCAATTCGGAATTTATTGCCATGGTGGCTGACAAGCTGAGGATCGGGACTAAAGTGAGTTGA
- the steA gene encoding putative cytokinetic ring protein SteA, giving the protein MVITGKVKVDRSTKKLVKRIQPHEIAVIDHPDLDEVAALSLVRAKVRAVVNAQPSTSGRYPNLGPLTLLKHHIPLIDQAGAAVLELADDQVVEIRENRIYLKKKLLAQGVRQTAESILRVMESSKANLHQGLEEFVDNTLFHARYERSSILGKLEIPPLKTSFQGRQALIVVRGKGYCEDLKAVKSYIREMKPVLVGVDGGADALYENGYRPHLIFGDMDSVSDQVLACGAEVVVHAYTDGQAPGLERIGQMGLEAQVFAAPGTSEDAAMLLAYHGGAELIVAVGTHSSVIDFWEKGRNGMASTLLTRIKVGSILVDAKGVSRLYGEKEGIKPVVQVVCAAFFPFLIILSVSTLLSQLGRLLLLKFKITLGI; this is encoded by the coding sequence ATGGTTATTACCGGGAAGGTCAAGGTAGACCGCAGCACAAAAAAACTGGTGAAACGCATTCAACCCCACGAGATCGCAGTGATTGACCATCCCGATCTCGACGAGGTGGCTGCCCTGTCGCTCGTTCGTGCCAAGGTCAGGGCGGTTGTTAACGCCCAGCCCTCAACTTCGGGGAGGTACCCGAATCTTGGCCCGCTTACCCTTTTAAAACATCATATTCCCCTCATCGACCAGGCCGGAGCAGCCGTGCTGGAACTGGCGGACGACCAGGTTGTAGAAATAAGGGAAAACAGGATTTATTTAAAAAAAAAGCTGCTGGCCCAGGGTGTCAGGCAGACTGCCGAGTCCATTCTGCGGGTGATGGAGTCGAGCAAAGCCAACCTTCACCAGGGCCTGGAGGAATTTGTTGATAACACGCTCTTTCATGCCCGGTATGAACGCAGTTCCATCCTGGGAAAACTGGAAATCCCTCCGCTCAAAACTTCTTTTCAAGGAAGGCAGGCCCTGATTGTTGTTCGCGGCAAGGGTTACTGCGAAGATTTAAAAGCGGTGAAATCATACATCAGAGAGATGAAGCCGGTCCTGGTCGGAGTGGATGGGGGAGCCGATGCCTTGTACGAGAACGGGTACAGGCCTCACCTGATTTTTGGAGACATGGACAGTGTAAGCGATCAGGTTCTGGCCTGCGGGGCGGAAGTGGTTGTGCACGCTTATACGGACGGCCAGGCGCCCGGTCTGGAGCGCATCGGCCAAATGGGGCTGGAGGCGCAGGTTTTCGCCGCTCCCGGTACGAGCGAGGATGCCGCCATGCTCCTGGCATACCATGGAGGGGCCGAGCTGATCGTAGCGGTGGGTACCCATTCCAGTGTTATAGATTTTTGGGAAAAGGGCAGAAACGGTATGGCCAGCACTCTCCTGACCCGCATCAAGGTGGGCAGCATACTGGTTGATGCTAAAGGGGTCAGCCGGTTATACGGAGAAAAAGAGGGCATAAAGCCGGTGGTCCAGGTGGTCTGTGCCGCCTTTTTTCCTTTTTTGATAATCCTCTCGGTATCGACCCTGCTGTCGCAGCTGGGCCGCCTTTTGTTGCTCAAGTTTAAGATAACGCTGGGAATCTGA
- a CDS encoding copper transporter, producing the protein MIIDSKYHAASLVAVFMALGMGIVIGSLLVGDSFVKDIAKEQEIIVQRLEQDYLFLRNEARFYQEEMNKLKKMNDYYQRYARETLPLVIGGCLAGKKLAVIENREAGTPGFFLDSIRLSGAEFYVAEYGSDINKGTAERYGNGAAVDALIYVNCRQAMEEREDVKKAQAGLIQEYTARGIKVYYLETRSNPGEAEAGKRADGIFYLDSSGSIPEQAALILSIAGFSFSQEANRATGF; encoded by the coding sequence GTGATTATTGATTCCAAGTACCATGCGGCCTCTCTTGTTGCAGTGTTTATGGCCCTGGGCATGGGCATCGTTATCGGCAGTCTGCTGGTTGGGGACAGTTTTGTCAAGGATATTGCCAAAGAGCAGGAGATAATCGTCCAGCGCCTGGAACAGGATTATCTCTTTTTAAGGAACGAAGCAAGGTTTTACCAGGAAGAAATGAATAAATTGAAAAAGATGAACGATTATTACCAAAGGTACGCCAGGGAAACGCTGCCTTTGGTGATTGGCGGCTGCCTTGCCGGAAAAAAGCTCGCGGTAATTGAGAACAGAGAAGCAGGAACACCCGGCTTTTTTCTAGACAGCATCAGGTTATCCGGCGCAGAATTTTATGTCGCGGAATATGGGAGCGATATAAACAAAGGCACAGCAGAAAGGTATGGAAACGGCGCGGCTGTGGACGCTTTGATTTATGTCAACTGCCGCCAGGCCATGGAAGAAAGAGAAGATGTCAAAAAAGCCCAGGCCGGCTTAATCCAGGAATACACCGCCAGGGGGATCAAGGTGTACTATCTGGAGACCCGTTCCAACCCCGGCGAAGCGGAGGCCGGTAAGAGGGCGGACGGGATTTTTTATCTCGATTCCAGCGGATCCATCCCGGAGCAGGCCGCGCTGATCCTGTCCATTGCCGGTTTTTCTTTTTCTCAGGAAGCGAACAGGGCCACAGGGTTTTAA
- a CDS encoding glycosyltransferase family 2 protein: MPGFTVVIPAYNEGQRISATICALKSAGRVDEVLVVDDGSVDDTAGIAKRNGARVLRLPSNVGKGGALNAACPYIKSDFVLIIDADLQESARQALLLVEPVTSGQADLAIAGFPPGKGGQGFGLARRTAAWGIKMLTGQNIKSPLSGQRCLAKKVLLELLPLAPRFGLEVGMLVDALRKGYSVLEVETGLEHCPPGRDWQGFLHRGRQFVDICLALGSRCGRLFE, encoded by the coding sequence TTGCCCGGATTTACCGTCGTGATTCCCGCTTATAACGAAGGCCAAAGGATTTCCGCCACTATTTGCGCCCTTAAATCGGCCGGCAGAGTGGATGAGGTCCTGGTGGTGGATGACGGTTCGGTGGACGACACTGCCGGGATTGCGAAAAGAAACGGCGCCAGGGTGCTCAGATTGCCCTCAAATGTGGGCAAAGGAGGGGCGTTAAACGCAGCTTGCCCGTATATAAAAAGCGATTTTGTACTTATTATCGATGCCGATCTGCAGGAGAGCGCCCGGCAAGCACTGCTGCTGGTAGAGCCGGTGACGTCGGGGCAAGCGGATTTGGCTATTGCCGGTTTTCCCCCCGGGAAGGGAGGGCAGGGTTTTGGGCTCGCCAGGCGAACGGCCGCCTGGGGCATAAAAATGTTGACCGGACAAAATATCAAGTCACCCCTTTCAGGACAGAGGTGTCTTGCCAAAAAGGTCTTGCTGGAACTACTGCCTCTGGCGCCGCGGTTCGGCCTGGAAGTCGGCATGCTCGTAGATGCGCTGAGAAAGGGATACAGTGTGCTGGAAGTGGAGACAGGGCTGGAACACTGCCCGCCCGGCCGGGATTGGCAGGGTTTTTTACACCGGGGCAGGCAATTCGTTGATATATGTCTTGCCTTGGGTTCCCGCTGCGGGAGGCTTTTCGAGTGA
- a CDS encoding DUF3866 family protein, which yields MNRSINRHVGVVTKICSCEDELLEIEVRVEGGSQKAYAFPRQTGKVRIGDQVLLNTTAVDLKLGSGGYHFVMANLTEERSSGGVQTGRKAGHIMKLRYTPFQLKVMAAEEPGSPWRGLLEKTQDLGGIPVIGGSLHSMLVPCVCGIKAVNKDLRVAYVMTDGGALPLGISKAVQDLKRAGFICGVVTTGHAFGGDCEAVNLYSGLLAARAILNAQVIVALMGPGVVGTGTTWGHTGIEAGLIINAVSSLNGTSYTIPRLSFADKRGRHKGVSHHTLTVLSRVALASTRLVLPALDEGQKKTVLSQLQGREINNHQLVWGRGDEGINLARRMGFLLNHMGRKFGDDPAFFLAASAAGEAAAGDFNKAGTQ from the coding sequence GTGAACCGGTCGATTAACAGGCATGTTGGAGTGGTTACGAAAATATGCTCTTGCGAAGATGAACTTCTTGAGATTGAAGTGCGCGTGGAAGGCGGGTCCCAAAAGGCGTATGCTTTTCCCCGGCAAACCGGAAAGGTCAGGATCGGCGACCAAGTCCTTTTGAATACGACGGCGGTCGACCTGAAACTGGGAAGCGGGGGTTATCATTTTGTAATGGCCAACCTGACCGAGGAGCGAAGCTCCGGCGGGGTCCAGACCGGCCGGAAGGCAGGCCATATTATGAAGCTGCGCTACACTCCTTTCCAATTGAAGGTTATGGCTGCCGAGGAGCCCGGCAGCCCCTGGCGCGGGTTGTTGGAGAAGACTCAAGACCTGGGAGGCATTCCCGTCATCGGGGGATCGCTGCACAGCATGCTCGTACCCTGCGTCTGCGGGATTAAGGCTGTGAATAAGGACCTGCGGGTCGCCTACGTGATGACGGACGGCGGGGCCCTTCCCCTGGGAATCAGCAAGGCTGTGCAAGACCTGAAAAGAGCAGGGTTCATCTGCGGAGTCGTGACCACAGGGCATGCCTTTGGCGGCGATTGCGAAGCAGTCAACCTCTACAGCGGGCTTCTTGCGGCCAGGGCGATTTTAAACGCCCAGGTGATCGTAGCCCTTATGGGACCCGGCGTAGTAGGTACAGGTACGACCTGGGGCCATACCGGCATTGAAGCGGGGCTGATCATCAATGCCGTCTCTTCGCTTAACGGGACTTCCTATACCATACCACGGCTTAGTTTCGCCGACAAACGCGGCAGGCACAAGGGCGTCAGCCACCATACCCTGACGGTGCTGTCCAGGGTGGCACTCGCTTCAACCCGCCTGGTATTGCCCGCGCTTGACGAAGGGCAAAAAAAGACCGTCCTCAGCCAGCTGCAAGGGAGGGAGATTAACAATCACCAGCTGGTCTGGGGGCGGGGTGATGAAGGAATAAACCTGGCCCGCAGGATGGGTTTTCTTTTAAACCACATGGGCCGCAAGTTTGGGGATGATCCTGCTTTTTTCCTGGCTGCTTCGGCGGCGGGGGAAGCGGCGGCCGGTGATTTTAACAAAGCCGGGACTCAATAG
- a CDS encoding NUDIX hydrolase, translating into MEEKFLQVLKEMKGKFLHFRQDEVMLSSGKKTVRDTVLHPGAVAIAALTGEGEIIFVRQYRYPIGQVCYEIPAGKLETGEDPLETAQRELEEETGYKAAKWEKLASFFTAPGFSNEVIHLYRAEGLEATGPHPDPDEIIEFEKIPLSRACAMLNTGEIKDAKSIIGLLWLMKERQSLENLK; encoded by the coding sequence GTGGAAGAAAAGTTCCTGCAAGTTTTAAAGGAGATGAAGGGGAAGTTCCTGCATTTTCGCCAGGATGAAGTGATGCTTTCCAGCGGGAAGAAAACGGTTAGGGACACGGTGCTGCATCCTGGCGCTGTGGCGATAGCAGCGCTAACCGGCGAAGGGGAAATCATTTTTGTCAGGCAGTACCGCTACCCGATTGGCCAGGTGTGTTATGAAATACCGGCCGGCAAACTGGAGACCGGCGAGGACCCGCTGGAGACCGCCCAAAGAGAACTGGAAGAGGAGACCGGGTACAAAGCCGCCAAGTGGGAAAAACTCGCTTCATTCTTTACCGCGCCGGGTTTTTCCAATGAAGTCATTCATCTTTACCGGGCGGAAGGGCTGGAAGCAACCGGGCCCCATCCCGATCCCGACGAGATTATCGAATTCGAAAAAATTCCCCTGAGCAGAGCCTGCGCAATGTTAAACACAGGCGAAATCAAGGACGCCAAGTCCATTATTGGGCTGTTGTGGCTCATGAAAGAACGGCAATCATTAGAAAACCTGAAATAG
- the spoIIM gene encoding stage II sporulation protein M, with translation MEKLKSRFIQHLRASWWVYLFLSACFMAGLVFGSLGVNALDEKQASSLREFMDKGLSRFAGSLDFSIATKQAGYKNFYNLGKIFVLGLTVVGFPFILAIIFTRGFVLGFTIVFLVREKSLQGLLLALLVIIPPNLLSLPAYILGSVAAINFSLYLLRGRSDHRAVSFTHYFAGYLLVMAGLSLLMLSAAFIEGYLSPLFIQLLSWRP, from the coding sequence TTGGAAAAGCTTAAAAGCAGGTTTATCCAGCACCTGCGGGCCAGTTGGTGGGTTTATCTTTTTTTAAGCGCCTGTTTTATGGCCGGCCTTGTTTTCGGTTCACTGGGTGTAAATGCCCTGGACGAAAAACAGGCCTCCTCCCTGAGGGAGTTTATGGATAAAGGGCTGTCCAGGTTTGCCGGCAGCCTTGATTTTTCGATTGCTACAAAGCAGGCGGGGTATAAAAACTTTTACAACCTGGGAAAGATATTCGTTCTTGGTCTTACGGTGGTTGGCTTTCCTTTTATCCTGGCCATTATTTTTACCCGCGGTTTTGTGCTGGGCTTTACTATTGTCTTTTTAGTCAGGGAAAAATCCCTCCAGGGGCTGCTGCTTGCTTTACTGGTCATCATACCGCCAAATTTGCTTTCTTTGCCCGCGTACATCCTGGGGTCCGTTGCGGCGATTAATTTTTCCCTGTATTTGCTCAGGGGGCGGAGTGATCACCGGGCTGTTTCGTTTACCCACTATTTTGCCGGTTACCTGCTGGTGATGGCGGGACTTTCTCTTTTGATGCTGAGCGCAGCGTTTATTGAAGGTTATCTCTCGCCTTTATTCATCCAGCTTCTCAGTTGGCGGCCATAA
- a CDS encoding DUF4911 domain-containing protein — MFAWVKVISTELIVNLNYILRIMETHSHTAVPVQLDPAKGLLGFHTSKDRVDELLAILENIPRPLTVLDSRP; from the coding sequence TTGTTTGCATGGGTTAAGGTAATTAGTACAGAACTTATCGTAAACCTGAATTATATTTTAAGAATCATGGAAACCCACTCCCATACGGCTGTTCCCGTCCAGCTTGACCCCGCCAAAGGTCTGCTGGGATTCCACACCAGCAAGGACAGGGTTGATGAACTGTTGGCCATCCTCGAAAACATCCCCCGGCCGTTGACTGTTCTTGATTCAAGGCCATAA
- a CDS encoding ferredoxin family protein, producing MAWKSRTQENNRGCWTVFPDLCKGCGLCIEKCPVKVICWSEQLGFMGTPSVKTRMEGCIVCGICEAVCPDAAIRVERKDRKEMPPAQVV from the coding sequence ATGGCCTGGAAATCCAGGACCCAGGAAAACAACCGCGGTTGCTGGACGGTTTTTCCTGATCTGTGCAAAGGCTGCGGCCTGTGTATCGAAAAATGTCCCGTAAAAGTCATTTGCTGGTCAGAACAGCTGGGATTCATGGGGACGCCTTCCGTTAAAACACGCATGGAAGGCTGCATCGTCTGCGGCATCTGCGAAGCGGTCTGCCCTGACGCCGCCATCCGTGTGGAACGCAAAGACAGGAAGGAAATGCCTCCTGCCCAGGTAGTGTAA
- the xerD gene encoding site-specific tyrosine recombinase XerD, with protein MDRLLTAFLEYLQVEKGYSSNTLAAYRRDLEKFCRHSRDRNVDAVEKINKDFLAAYLFYLRKEKNSPATIARQVASLRGFFRFLYLENVIESDPSVNLETPKLAQKLPRVLSVEEVDMLLQEPVDANPVSVRDKAMLELLYATGMRVSELVNLDLKQLNLEMSFVRCRGKGDKERIVPLGSCAARWVREYLDYGRPKLLRDPGVEAVFLSSRGRRLTRQGFWKIIKLHARRKGINREIGPHTLRHSFATHLLANGADLRSVQELLGHADVATTQIYTHLTKNRLKEVYDRTHPRA; from the coding sequence ATGGACAGGCTGTTGACCGCTTTCCTGGAGTACCTGCAGGTGGAAAAAGGGTACTCGTCAAATACACTGGCGGCTTACCGCAGGGATTTAGAAAAGTTCTGCAGGCACAGCAGGGATAGAAACGTTGACGCAGTAGAGAAGATAAACAAGGACTTTCTGGCGGCTTATCTTTTTTATTTGCGCAAAGAAAAGAATTCTCCCGCCACAATTGCCAGGCAGGTCGCCTCTTTACGGGGTTTTTTTCGTTTTCTGTACCTGGAAAACGTTATTGAAAGCGACCCTTCGGTTAACCTGGAAACTCCAAAATTGGCCCAAAAACTGCCGCGTGTTCTTTCGGTGGAAGAGGTGGACATGCTCCTGCAGGAGCCGGTTGATGCTAACCCCGTATCTGTAAGGGACAAGGCGATGCTGGAACTTTTGTACGCGACTGGCATGCGCGTTTCGGAACTAGTGAACCTGGATTTGAAGCAGCTCAACCTGGAGATGAGTTTCGTGCGCTGTCGGGGTAAAGGTGATAAGGAGCGCATTGTTCCCCTCGGTTCCTGCGCTGCCCGCTGGGTTAGGGAATACCTTGATTACGGCAGGCCTAAACTGTTAAGAGATCCCGGGGTTGAGGCTGTTTTTTTGAGCAGCCGGGGACGTCGCCTTACCCGGCAGGGTTTTTGGAAAATCATCAAGCTTCACGCTCGCCGGAAAGGAATAAACAGGGAGATTGGCCCCCATACCCTCAGGCATTCGTTTGCCACGCACCTTTTGGCTAACGGGGCCGACCTCCGTTCTGTGCAGGAACTTTTAGGACACGCCGATGTGGCCACAACCCAGATTTATACTCACCTGACAAAAAACAGGTTGAAGGAGGTTTATGACCGGACTCATCCCCGGGCATAA